In Bremerella alba, one genomic interval encodes:
- a CDS encoding SDR family NAD(P)-dependent oxidoreductase — translation MDLQLKNKNALVTGSTKGIGYAIAQVLAQEGANVIVNGRSEESTQAAAKSIGNNARGIAADVSTPLGCNDLLEKSGQIDILVNNAGIFEPKEFSEIPDEDWERFYQINVMSGVRLTRAVLPQMLERNWGRVLFVSSESGVQIPAEMIHYGMTKAANISLVNGIARLTKGTHVTVNAILPGPTASEGVSEFVGHLAKEASQSKEEFENDFFEHARPTSLIQRFAEVEEVANTTAYYCSPLSSATNGAAIRVDGGIILET, via the coding sequence ATGGATCTTCAACTGAAGAACAAAAATGCGCTGGTAACTGGTTCGACCAAAGGAATTGGCTACGCAATTGCCCAAGTACTAGCTCAGGAAGGGGCCAATGTGATCGTCAATGGCCGCAGCGAGGAATCGACGCAGGCCGCAGCGAAATCGATTGGAAACAACGCGCGGGGAATCGCGGCCGATGTCTCGACACCCCTGGGATGTAATGATCTTCTCGAGAAGTCCGGGCAAATCGATATTCTGGTAAACAATGCTGGGATCTTTGAACCGAAAGAATTCTCAGAAATCCCGGACGAGGACTGGGAGCGGTTCTACCAGATAAACGTTATGTCCGGGGTACGACTTACGCGGGCCGTCCTGCCCCAAATGCTAGAGCGCAATTGGGGACGCGTCTTATTCGTTTCCAGCGAAAGTGGAGTCCAGATTCCCGCCGAGATGATTCACTACGGTATGACCAAAGCCGCCAACATCTCGCTCGTCAACGGAATCGCCCGATTGACCAAGGGAACCCATGTGACCGTAAACGCGATCTTACCCGGCCCGACAGCATCCGAAGGCGTATCCGAGTTCGTCGGTCATTTGGCCAAGGAAGCCAGTCAATCGAAAGAAGAATTCGAGAATGACTTCTTCGAGCATGCTCGACCCACCTCACTTATACAACGTTTCGCTGAAGTCGAAGAGGTTGCCAATACCACGGCATACTACTGCTCGCCCTTATCCAGTGCCACCAACGGCGCGGCCATTCGGGTAGACGGCGGTATCATCCTGGAAACTTAA
- a CDS encoding response regulator, which yields MIADAIPQMEELTDLEVRGDVLICDDEPDICEALAHFVKKRGFDPIVTHKGNDCIRLALQQRPMAILLDVNLPDSNGLDVCSQLTDAVQTSQIPVIILSANGGDDMIRQSRRSGARFYVRKPYDPNTVVAILEQAVNDAQAW from the coding sequence ATGATTGCGGATGCCATTCCTCAAATGGAAGAACTCACCGACCTAGAGGTCCGAGGTGATGTTCTTATTTGCGATGATGAGCCTGATATTTGTGAGGCCTTAGCTCACTTCGTCAAGAAGCGAGGCTTCGATCCGATCGTCACCCACAAAGGGAACGATTGCATCCGGCTTGCTCTTCAGCAACGCCCTATGGCCATTCTGTTGGACGTCAATCTTCCGGATTCCAACGGGTTGGATGTTTGCTCGCAATTGACCGATGCAGTGCAGACCAGCCAGATCCCCGTCATCATCCTTAGTGCCAACGGCGGCGATGATATGATTCGGCAAAGTCGCCGCAGTGGGGCTCGTTTCTACGTTCGCAAGCCTTACGACCCCAATACGGTCGTCGCGATTCTAGAGCAAGCCGTCAACGACGCACAGGCCTGGTAA
- the floA gene encoding flotillin-like protein FloA (flotillin-like protein involved in membrane lipid rafts), which translates to MQYFVEISLLANWWANLVIIGMLAAALVMLVVLGIFAFYFRLWIQSIWTGAGITIFDLLGMSFRNVNAKMIVRSKIMAVQAGLGDSSGITTKALEAHNLAGGNVPQVIKAMIAANKAKTIQLTFREATAIDLAGRDVLEAVQTSVYPKVIDCPPRNAKRTSLDAMAKNGIQLKVKARVTVRANLQRLIGGATEETIIGRVGEGIVSAIGSAETHSNVLENPDLISKAVLSRRLDSNTAFEIVSIDIADIDVGENIGARLQADQAEADTQVARARAEGRRAMAVAEERENLAEIENARSAVVDAESEVPKAISEAFRNGGLSIMDYYSLRNVQADTDMRKSIALSSGSVGSSSK; encoded by the coding sequence ATGCAATACTTCGTTGAAATCTCTCTGCTTGCCAACTGGTGGGCGAACCTGGTGATTATCGGCATGCTGGCCGCGGCGCTAGTGATGTTGGTCGTCCTTGGGATCTTCGCGTTTTACTTCCGCCTCTGGATTCAATCGATCTGGACCGGTGCTGGCATCACCATCTTCGACCTGCTCGGCATGTCGTTCCGGAATGTGAACGCCAAGATGATCGTCCGCAGCAAAATCATGGCCGTTCAAGCCGGGCTGGGTGATTCGTCTGGGATCACCACAAAAGCACTTGAAGCGCACAATCTGGCTGGTGGTAACGTACCCCAGGTCATCAAAGCGATGATCGCGGCCAACAAAGCGAAGACCATTCAATTGACGTTCCGTGAAGCGACCGCCATCGACCTGGCTGGACGCGATGTGCTGGAAGCGGTGCAAACGAGCGTATATCCGAAAGTGATCGACTGCCCACCGCGAAATGCCAAACGCACATCACTAGATGCGATGGCCAAGAATGGAATCCAGCTCAAGGTCAAAGCCCGGGTGACAGTGCGGGCCAACTTACAGCGGTTAATTGGTGGTGCCACGGAAGAAACGATCATCGGTCGTGTGGGGGAGGGGATTGTCAGTGCGATCGGTTCTGCCGAAACGCATTCCAACGTGCTGGAGAATCCCGACCTGATCTCTAAGGCCGTGCTGTCACGTCGCCTAGATTCCAACACGGCGTTTGAAATTGTCTCGATCGATATCGCTGACATTGATGTTGGCGAAAACATTGGTGCTCGACTGCAGGCCGATCAGGCGGAAGCCGACACGCAAGTTGCCCGGGCACGTGCCGAAGGTCGCCGAGCAATGGCCGTGGCTGAAGAACGAGAAAACCTGGCTGAAATCGAAAATGCTCGCTCCGCGGTCGTCGATGCCGAATCGGAAGTTCCGAAGGCCATTTCCGAAGCCTTTCGCAACGGCGGTTTAAGCATCATGGATTACTACTCACTGCGAAACGTGCAGGCCGACACGGACATGCGTAAGTCTATCGCCCTTTCCAGTGGTTCCGTCGGCTCGTCGAGTAAGTAA
- a CDS encoding CerR family C-terminal domain-containing protein: protein MSSSPPDAKQRLLEAAIQEFALHGYDHGTVRRICGRADVNVNAVKYYFEDKKGLYIEAVKEAHRARHRSMAPSGFIPPGDGPEIDPEVRLQGFIRQMVTMAMSAQDRIDHKHLLIFREMADPSEATQDIVQEFIRPHFERVNDILKDLLPKGTPDGDRHMFAFSVVGQCMHYKMAGPIINMLISQDELQALTADRVAQHIYQVVTAAILQRKQIDSA from the coding sequence ATGAGTTCGTCACCGCCTGATGCCAAACAACGCCTCCTCGAGGCAGCTATTCAGGAATTTGCCCTGCATGGCTACGACCATGGTACGGTTCGCCGTATCTGCGGTCGGGCAGACGTCAACGTGAACGCGGTGAAGTATTACTTCGAGGATAAAAAAGGCCTGTACATCGAGGCAGTCAAAGAAGCCCATCGGGCTAGGCATCGCTCGATGGCCCCCAGTGGCTTCATTCCTCCCGGAGATGGCCCCGAGATCGACCCCGAGGTGCGATTGCAGGGATTCATTCGCCAGATGGTAACCATGGCCATGTCCGCCCAGGATCGAATCGATCACAAGCATTTGCTGATCTTTCGGGAAATGGCCGATCCTTCCGAGGCAACCCAGGATATTGTGCAGGAATTTATTCGTCCTCATTTCGAGCGTGTGAATGACATCTTGAAAGATCTGCTTCCTAAGGGAACGCCGGACGGCGATCGCCACATGTTTGCTTTCAGTGTCGTGGGACAGTGTATGCACTATAAAATGGCTGGCCCGATCATCAACATGCTCATATCTCAGGACGAGCTCCAGGCATTAACCGCAGACCGAGTGGCCCAACATATCTACCAAGTTGTTACCGCTGCGATTCTCCAGAGAAAACAAATCGATTCGGCTTGA
- a CDS encoding efflux RND transporter permease subunit has translation MQGIVRWAISNTPAMNILMVAAILVGFVSLSRMHRETFPDFDLDIILVQVPYPGAAPQEVEEGICQKIEEAVRSLDGIKKVTSVAAEGVGSVVIELQSSVLNPDRVLDEIRSEIDRIPSFPEESEDAEVRRVTTRRPAIRVGVIGPEFDSEEAQLELRAVAEKVRNEMLQLDGVSQVDFINNRDYQIDVEIHESILRSHGLTLNNVAEIIRRENRELPAGTIRGESQEVLLRGNNRRTTGEDIAKLPLITQLDGAVLTISDLGTVRDELADTTSRAYIQGKPAMALTISRSSDEDLLKMVDAVKSYVAEKQLPSGYEMLTWSDQSIEVRGRLNLLIENAIYGLIIVFVLLILFLDLELAIWVSLGIPFSLFAAGIYLYAAGETMNMISMFGFLMALGIVVDDAIVVGENIYAHRLMGKSFMDSAVDGTTEVMSSVSSSTATTVMAFMPLLFVSGVMGKFMAVMPMAIIAILIASLFECITILPCHLAHKNDGFMKFMGWALFIFAWLLPIVHWASNTTTKILEWFIRNAYQPSLNWALHNRIIVCGGGVAAILVTFAIVRSGIAPIEFFPKLDGNTVQAQVTFPDGTPERVTQEWTKRIEESFWAVNERLSPQGESLGQVSFRTVGSQVSNGGPPGANANEASGSHVGSVEIELQDTEQREISSMDIVTAWRDELGSIPGAESLTIASQAMGPGATPIEFRLLADGDHMDQLEEAVEKTKAHMETYSGLIDISDDSIPGKWEYRFRIKPDAQALGVRTADLAETVRAAFYGQEVMRVQRGRHEVKIMVRYPQEDRHRLASFNDIRIRLDDGIERPITELAEVDIVRGYSEINRLKQKRSIKIIADIDTERGNEVEIVAGIKADFVPKLLKEYPGISVSWEGQNEQRSESMGSLGNGFLVAVVAMFMLLAFEFKSYFQPLLILAIIPFGAIGAVAGHAIMGIPLTFFSMFGLVALTGIVVNDSIVLVDFINQRVKAGMPLKEALLEAGSRRFRPVLLTTITTVGGLSPLLTETSLQAQLLIPMATSIAFGEIFATVLVLFLVPVGYSIKVSFIEFFAPGSILGNENTPQTAHAFTSPGKLEESSIGTSH, from the coding sequence ATGCAAGGAATTGTTCGCTGGGCGATATCCAACACGCCCGCCATGAATATCTTAATGGTCGCCGCAATCCTAGTCGGATTCGTCTCGCTTTCGCGAATGCATCGCGAGACCTTCCCCGATTTCGATCTCGATATCATCCTCGTCCAGGTCCCCTATCCCGGAGCCGCGCCTCAGGAAGTGGAAGAAGGGATTTGTCAGAAGATCGAAGAGGCGGTGCGTTCGCTCGATGGCATCAAGAAGGTTACTTCAGTTGCCGCAGAAGGGGTGGGCAGTGTCGTCATCGAATTGCAATCGTCCGTCTTGAACCCTGATCGAGTGCTGGACGAAATTCGTTCGGAAATTGATCGCATTCCCAGCTTCCCGGAAGAATCGGAAGACGCTGAGGTGCGTCGCGTTACCACGCGTCGGCCAGCGATACGAGTCGGTGTGATTGGACCTGAATTCGACTCGGAAGAAGCGCAACTCGAATTACGCGCAGTGGCTGAGAAGGTTCGCAATGAGATGCTTCAGCTCGATGGCGTCTCGCAGGTCGACTTTATCAACAACCGAGACTATCAGATCGATGTCGAGATCCACGAATCCATTCTGCGATCGCACGGTCTAACCCTGAACAATGTGGCCGAGATCATCCGCCGTGAAAACCGCGAACTGCCAGCCGGTACGATTCGCGGCGAGTCGCAGGAAGTCTTGCTACGGGGTAACAATCGCCGCACCACAGGGGAAGACATCGCCAAGCTTCCCTTAATTACTCAGCTAGATGGAGCCGTTCTTACCATCTCTGATCTAGGTACGGTGCGCGATGAACTAGCCGACACCACGTCTCGCGCCTACATCCAAGGCAAGCCCGCGATGGCATTGACCATCTCGCGAAGCTCGGACGAAGACCTGCTTAAGATGGTAGATGCCGTCAAGAGCTATGTTGCCGAGAAGCAGCTGCCAAGTGGCTACGAAATGCTGACCTGGAGTGATCAATCAATCGAAGTCCGCGGTCGATTGAACTTACTCATCGAGAACGCAATTTACGGATTGATCATTGTCTTTGTGCTCTTGATCTTATTTTTGGATCTCGAGCTTGCGATCTGGGTTTCACTAGGAATTCCGTTCTCGCTCTTTGCTGCTGGTATTTACCTGTACGCCGCTGGGGAAACGATGAACATGATTTCCATGTTCGGTTTTCTGATGGCCTTGGGCATTGTGGTGGACGATGCGATTGTTGTCGGCGAAAACATCTATGCCCACCGACTGATGGGCAAATCCTTCATGGACTCGGCTGTGGATGGGACAACGGAGGTGATGAGTTCCGTGTCGTCGTCGACGGCCACAACCGTAATGGCGTTCATGCCGCTGCTGTTTGTCAGTGGCGTAATGGGAAAGTTCATGGCCGTGATGCCGATGGCAATTATTGCCATCTTGATTGCTTCGCTTTTTGAATGCATCACCATTTTGCCGTGTCACTTGGCGCATAAAAATGACGGCTTCATGAAGTTCATGGGCTGGGCTCTCTTTATCTTTGCTTGGCTTTTGCCGATCGTTCATTGGGCTAGTAACACCACGACCAAGATTCTGGAATGGTTCATTCGCAACGCCTATCAACCTAGTCTGAATTGGGCCTTGCACAACCGAATCATCGTGTGCGGAGGCGGCGTGGCTGCGATCTTGGTGACCTTTGCGATCGTACGTTCTGGCATAGCGCCGATCGAGTTCTTCCCCAAGCTGGATGGGAATACGGTTCAAGCTCAAGTCACCTTTCCCGATGGAACCCCCGAACGCGTCACCCAAGAGTGGACCAAACGCATTGAAGAATCGTTCTGGGCAGTCAACGAGCGTCTTTCCCCTCAAGGTGAGAGCCTGGGCCAGGTATCATTCCGCACCGTCGGCTCGCAAGTCTCTAATGGTGGTCCTCCCGGAGCAAATGCCAACGAGGCCAGCGGTAGCCATGTTGGGAGCGTCGAGATCGAGTTGCAAGACACCGAGCAGCGCGAAATCAGCAGCATGGATATCGTTACCGCCTGGCGAGATGAACTTGGATCGATTCCGGGAGCCGAGTCGTTAACGATTGCCTCGCAAGCAATGGGCCCTGGTGCGACCCCGATTGAGTTTCGCTTGCTGGCCGATGGCGATCACATGGATCAACTTGAAGAAGCGGTCGAGAAGACCAAAGCCCATATGGAGACCTACTCGGGCCTGATCGATATCTCGGACGACTCGATTCCCGGCAAATGGGAATATCGATTCCGTATCAAGCCTGATGCCCAAGCTCTCGGCGTACGTACGGCTGACCTGGCCGAAACCGTCCGGGCTGCTTTCTATGGCCAGGAAGTGATGCGAGTCCAGCGTGGACGCCATGAAGTCAAGATCATGGTGCGATACCCTCAAGAGGATCGGCATCGCCTAGCATCGTTCAATGACATCCGCATTCGCCTAGACGACGGCATCGAGCGTCCGATCACGGAACTGGCAGAAGTGGACATCGTCCGAGGTTACTCCGAGATCAACCGCTTGAAGCAAAAGCGTTCGATCAAGATTATTGCGGATATCGATACCGAACGTGGCAACGAAGTCGAAATCGTGGCCGGCATCAAAGCAGACTTTGTCCCCAAGCTTCTCAAAGAATACCCTGGCATTAGCGTGTCTTGGGAAGGACAAAACGAACAGCGTAGCGAGTCGATGGGCAGTCTGGGTAATGGATTCCTTGTTGCCGTAGTCGCCATGTTCATGCTACTTGCATTTGAATTCAAATCGTACTTCCAGCCACTTTTGATTTTGGCCATCATCCCCTTCGGGGCGATCGGTGCCGTGGCAGGGCATGCGATCATGGGGATCCCTCTTACATTCTTCAGCATGTTTGGTCTGGTCGCACTAACCGGGATTGTCGTGAACGATTCCATCGTGCTGGTCGACTTTATCAATCAGCGTGTCAAAGCAGGCATGCCGCTGAAGGAAGCATTGCTCGAAGCAGGTTCGCGTCGCTTCCGACCGGTACTACTAACCACAATTACCACCGTGGGTGGCCTTTCGCCGCTGCTAACCGAAACATCGCTACAAGCCCAGCTTCTTATTCCGATGGCAACCAGTATCGCCTTCGGGGAAATCTTCGCTACGGTTCTGGTGCTGTTTCTAGTTCCGGTCGGTTACTCCATTAAGGTGAGCTTCATCGAGTTCTTCGCTCCAGGGTCAATTCTCGGTAACGAGAACACCCCTCAGACAGCTCATGCATTTACCTCGCCTGGAAAGCTCGAAGAGTCCTCGATCGGGACATCGCATTAA
- a CDS encoding efflux RND transporter periplasmic adaptor subunit produces the protein MSKFTGILNLALKSLISLCLVGGGFAAVIFLGQAKTESDQPPPEDIRLVEIQTVQPHESGITFEVDGVVVPYREIQLAAEVDGRVIEKSDNLRIGRTVSAKEPIVLIDRRDYDLELERLQEDLEQAEDNIAEMDVQIASAGGQIELASENLVIQTRSTDRIRSLVSRNATTESSLDDALRAELSAKTTLQTQRDQLALLKATKTRLENVRDRTKSEISAAQLQLSRTTIASPIDGVVVEDQVEQDSYLQKGTAICTIRDTSKLEIKCSLQAYQMKWLWESSTGSTETKKRGAYVLPETPVTVRFRIGNEVYVWDGKLTRYDGGQIDQQTRMIPCRVQVNDPLHVKRITDDGEIDTLAEVPTLMVGMYVQVDVHVNPRNPLVAVPVPAVYPGNRLWVVKDDKLERREVLVAVSNDDDALVYAGEGKIQPGEQVVVSPLSAPFHGAKVKVVE, from the coding sequence ATGTCGAAGTTTACCGGCATTTTAAATCTAGCGCTGAAATCTCTCATCTCCCTCTGTCTGGTGGGAGGTGGTTTCGCTGCGGTAATTTTCTTGGGACAAGCCAAGACCGAGTCAGACCAACCGCCCCCCGAGGACATCCGTCTTGTCGAAATCCAAACGGTTCAGCCCCATGAGTCGGGGATTACCTTCGAGGTGGATGGTGTTGTCGTTCCGTATCGCGAAATTCAATTAGCAGCGGAAGTCGACGGCCGGGTAATCGAAAAATCGGACAATCTACGTATCGGTCGAACCGTCTCAGCGAAGGAACCGATCGTCTTGATCGACCGCCGCGACTATGACCTGGAATTAGAACGACTGCAAGAGGACCTCGAACAGGCCGAGGACAACATCGCCGAAATGGATGTTCAAATCGCATCGGCCGGCGGTCAGATCGAGTTGGCTTCTGAGAATCTCGTAATTCAGACACGATCGACCGACCGAATACGAAGTCTCGTTAGTCGAAATGCCACGACCGAGTCGAGTCTGGATGACGCTCTGCGTGCGGAATTATCGGCCAAGACGACCCTTCAAACGCAACGCGATCAACTCGCACTCCTGAAAGCCACCAAGACGCGGCTGGAAAACGTCCGCGATCGTACGAAATCAGAGATCTCGGCTGCCCAATTGCAACTAAGCCGCACGACGATTGCCTCACCCATCGACGGCGTAGTTGTAGAGGACCAGGTAGAGCAAGACAGCTACCTGCAGAAGGGGACTGCCATCTGCACGATCCGTGACACCTCGAAGCTGGAAATCAAATGCAGCCTGCAAGCCTATCAAATGAAGTGGCTCTGGGAATCGTCGACCGGTTCGACCGAGACGAAGAAACGCGGAGCTTACGTGCTGCCCGAAACACCAGTCACCGTACGATTCCGGATTGGGAACGAGGTTTACGTTTGGGATGGAAAGCTGACCCGCTACGACGGCGGCCAGATTGACCAACAAACTCGGATGATTCCATGTCGCGTCCAAGTTAACGATCCACTGCATGTCAAGCGTATTACTGACGACGGAGAGATCGACACCCTTGCCGAGGTCCCGACACTGATGGTGGGCATGTACGTTCAGGTAGATGTCCACGTCAATCCGAGAAATCCGTTAGTAGCGGTGCCTGTACCGGCAGTTTACCCAGGCAATCGTCTTTGGGTTGTCAAAGACGACAAATTAGAACGCCGAGAAGTCCTGGTAGCCGTGAGCAATGATGACGACGCGCTAGTATATGCCGGCGAAGGAAAAATTCAGCCTGGCGAGCAGGTCGTTGTCTCGCCCCTGTCGGCTCCCTTCCATGGTGCGAAAGTTAAGGTGGTTGAATAA
- a CDS encoding NAD(P)-dependent oxidoreductase, whose amino-acid sequence MPSIEIVPGKTKIGWIGTGVMGASMCGHLIDKGFSATVSNRTKEKAAGLLEKGAQWADTPKQVAEASDVIFTIVGFPADVRSVLLGDDGVLAGSKAGNILVDMTTSEPTLAVEIAETSHAKGVYSIDAPVSGGDIGAKEARLSIMIGGDEEVVTALNPCWEAMGKTIVRQGGPGAGQHTKMVNQTLIATGMIGVCEALLYGHKAGLDLETVLQSVGSGAAGSWSLTNLGPRIIDNNFDPGFFVEHFIKDMGIALSEARKMGIALPGLALGEQLYQAVKAQGHGRLGTHALELALCQLNDIDWKNR is encoded by the coding sequence ATGCCAAGCATTGAAATTGTTCCGGGAAAAACCAAGATCGGCTGGATCGGTACCGGTGTCATGGGTGCCAGCATGTGTGGCCATCTGATCGACAAGGGATTCTCGGCAACCGTTTCCAATCGCACGAAGGAGAAAGCCGCAGGACTGTTGGAGAAAGGCGCACAGTGGGCAGACACGCCCAAGCAAGTGGCCGAAGCCAGTGACGTGATCTTCACAATCGTTGGTTTTCCGGCAGACGTTCGGAGCGTCCTTCTAGGAGACGATGGTGTTCTGGCCGGCAGCAAAGCAGGCAACATCCTAGTCGATATGACGACCAGCGAACCGACCTTAGCCGTCGAAATTGCCGAGACCTCCCACGCCAAAGGTGTGTATAGCATCGACGCGCCCGTTTCCGGTGGTGACATCGGTGCCAAAGAAGCTCGGCTGTCGATCATGATCGGGGGTGATGAGGAAGTCGTCACCGCTTTGAATCCTTGCTGGGAAGCAATGGGGAAAACGATCGTTCGTCAAGGTGGGCCCGGGGCAGGGCAGCACACCAAAATGGTCAACCAAACGCTAATCGCGACCGGCATGATTGGCGTCTGCGAAGCCTTACTGTATGGTCATAAAGCTGGTCTCGATTTAGAGACCGTCCTACAGAGTGTGGGTTCAGGTGCGGCCGGCAGTTGGTCGCTAACCAATCTGGGGCCGCGTATCATTGACAACAACTTCGACCCCGGATTTTTTGTCGAGCACTTTATCAAAGACATGGGCATCGCTCTTTCCGAAGCTCGCAAGATGGGAATCGCATTGCCAGGCCTTGCCCTGGGCGAGCAACTCTACCAAGCCGTTAAAGCCCAAGGTCATGGCCGACTCGGCACGCATGCTCTTGAACTTGCGCTGTGCCAGTTGAATGACATCGATTGGAAAAATCGTTGA
- a CDS encoding PQQ-binding-like beta-propeller repeat protein: protein MRRLACVGIVFSICLTAMADDWPQWRGPNRDGVWRERGIVRKFPKEGLRREWTVPIGAGYSGPAVADDYVYVTDRIVEPEQKERVHCVDLINGKKLWSFEYPCAYSNIGYSAGPRACPLVDDSNVYVLGAMGHLHCLDAITGTKIWSRDLQKDFKIRMPAWGIAAAPLLWRDLLILQIGGAKGACIIALDKESGEEEWRALNDRACYASPIMIEQAGRPTVLVWTGDSVAALDPKDGDVRWRYPWAPRNMPIGVATPVVNGDRVFLTSFYDGALMLRIKPDEFGYDVLWHRVGRSENDTDGLHSIISTPVFEGNYIYGVDSYGQLRCLDASNGDRIWEDQTAVPKARWSTIHFVKYRDRYFLFNERGELIIARLSPEGFHEIDRTKIIDPTRDQLARRDGVCWSHPAFAEQCIIARNDNELVCVSLED, encoded by the coding sequence ATGCGACGACTTGCCTGCGTTGGGATTGTCTTCTCGATCTGTTTGACGGCCATGGCCGACGACTGGCCGCAGTGGCGTGGCCCCAATCGAGATGGTGTTTGGCGAGAAAGAGGTATTGTTCGCAAGTTCCCCAAGGAAGGTCTGCGCCGCGAGTGGACTGTCCCGATCGGAGCAGGCTACAGCGGGCCAGCTGTTGCTGACGATTATGTCTATGTGACCGATCGCATCGTCGAGCCTGAGCAGAAGGAACGCGTCCACTGCGTCGACCTGATAAACGGGAAGAAACTTTGGAGCTTTGAGTATCCGTGTGCCTATTCCAATATCGGATATTCGGCCGGACCCCGGGCTTGTCCTTTAGTCGATGACTCAAATGTCTACGTTTTGGGAGCAATGGGGCATCTGCATTGCTTGGATGCAATCACCGGGACCAAGATTTGGTCGCGAGATCTACAAAAAGACTTCAAGATTCGAATGCCCGCCTGGGGAATTGCTGCGGCACCACTGCTTTGGCGTGACCTTTTGATTCTGCAGATTGGCGGGGCAAAAGGTGCTTGTATTATCGCCCTTGATAAAGAAAGTGGTGAAGAAGAGTGGCGGGCCTTGAATGATCGGGCGTGCTATGCTTCGCCCATCATGATCGAGCAAGCAGGGCGTCCTACCGTACTTGTTTGGACTGGCGACAGTGTAGCCGCGTTGGACCCGAAAGATGGCGATGTACGTTGGCGATATCCATGGGCTCCACGCAATATGCCGATCGGTGTTGCCACGCCGGTTGTCAACGGCGATCGCGTGTTTCTTACTTCGTTTTACGATGGCGCGTTAATGCTAAGGATTAAGCCTGACGAGTTTGGCTACGACGTGTTGTGGCATCGTGTGGGTCGTTCAGAAAACGATACCGATGGACTTCACTCGATTATCAGCACGCCGGTCTTCGAGGGAAATTACATTTATGGCGTAGATAGCTATGGTCAGCTACGCTGTCTCGATGCTTCCAACGGAGATCGTATTTGGGAAGATCAGACGGCCGTTCCAAAGGCTCGGTGGAGTACGATCCACTTTGTGAAATATCGGGACCGATACTTTCTGTTCAACGAGCGGGGGGAACTAATCATCGCCCGACTCTCTCCCGAAGGTTTTCATGAGATCGACCGGACGAAGATCATCGACCCAACCCGCGATCAACTCGCACGCCGCGACGGTGTGTGCTGGTCGCACCCTGCTTTTGCAGAGCAGTGCATTATCGCTCGTAACGACAACGAACTGGTTTGCGTTAGTCTCGAAGACTGA